From Scytonema millei VB511283, the proteins below share one genomic window:
- a CDS encoding acyl-CoA thioesterase, whose amino-acid sequence MTFTYTRTIRFQDTDAAGVVYFASVLSICHEAYEESLAASGVNIQAFFGKSSVAIPIVHASADFFRPMFCGDKILIDLTPKYMGDDYFEVTYKIIDARDREVAKVLTEHVCIDPESRTRRQLTSEIVQWFQQWLD is encoded by the coding sequence ATGACATTTACATACACTCGTACTATTCGCTTTCAGGATACTGACGCGGCTGGGGTTGTCTACTTTGCCAGCGTTCTATCTATATGCCATGAAGCTTACGAAGAGTCTTTAGCGGCATCGGGAGTTAACATTCAAGCATTTTTTGGTAAATCATCGGTTGCCATTCCGATCGTTCATGCCAGTGCAGATTTTTTCCGTCCGATGTTTTGTGGCGATAAGATTTTAATCGATCTGACACCAAAATATATGGGTGACGATTATTTTGAGGTAACGTATAAAATAATTGACGCACGCGATCGCGAAGTCGCCAAAGTCTTGACAGAACACGTTTGTATCGATCCTGAAAGCAGAACCAGACGACAACTAACTAGCGAGATCGTCCAGTGGTTTCAACAATGGTTAGATTAG
- a CDS encoding ABC transporter permease gives MKYWRETLAVAQRILIELLRRRRSLIFWSIFPVSVLLLNGFILAERAKLSIDQAFNIAAPLTLVGAALFFSCLGGTVAAIVSEREQQTLKRLFISPLSGTSYFLGIFLAHSCIGIGQAVLIYTISSLFFNASFNGSVILGCLIILLSIAAYVGLGFILGTQLARRTEDVNALIAAFGVPLLMLGGAFIPAFLFPKNLQQIAKFNPIYHMNTAFLKVSANGSEIAEIAENFYFLVGFTALMVLGGWLSYRRMLIVERKL, from the coding sequence ATGAAATACTGGCGAGAAACGCTGGCTGTCGCACAACGAATCTTAATTGAACTACTGCGTCGCCGTCGCAGCTTAATTTTTTGGAGTATTTTTCCTGTCTCTGTATTGTTACTTAACGGATTTATTTTGGCAGAACGAGCCAAGCTGTCAATAGACCAAGCTTTTAATATCGCTGCGCCCTTAACGTTAGTGGGTGCAGCGTTGTTTTTCAGTTGTTTAGGTGGTACGGTTGCGGCGATCGTTTCCGAACGAGAACAACAAACTCTTAAGCGTCTATTCATTTCTCCTCTAAGTGGCACGTCCTACTTTTTAGGAATTTTTCTCGCTCACAGTTGTATAGGCATAGGACAAGCTGTGCTAATTTATACGATTTCTTCATTATTTTTTAATGCGAGTTTCAATGGTTCCGTTATTCTAGGCTGCTTAATTATTCTACTGAGTATCGCTGCATACGTAGGTTTAGGTTTTATTTTAGGCACGCAACTAGCCCGTCGTACGGAGGATGTGAATGCTTTAATTGCTGCTTTTGGCGTACCGCTATTAATGTTAGGCGGTGCTTTTATCCCTGCTTTTTTGTTTCCGAAAAATTTACAACAAATTGCCAAGTTTAATCCGATTTATCACATGAATACAGCTTTTTTAAAAGTTTCTGCTAATGGCAGTGAGATTGCTGAAATCGCCGAGAATTTTTATTTTTTAGTTGGCTTCACGGCATTGATGGTACTGGGAGGATGGTTGTCTTATCGGCGGATGTTGATAGTGGAGAGAAAATTGTGA
- a CDS encoding 2-succinylbenzoate--CoA ligase: MASLLEDIKKCGDRHWLIGCDRDELIELAEHFYLEIIEQSSQQNSPIIIVAESNPIRFLAGFLAACSASCSIFLCNPFWGEGEWQQVFDIVQPDIVWGEVKKQKSKAIIPNSEFRIPNSSIMIPTGGSSGKIRFAIHTWDTLSASVRGFQTYFQIQQINSFCVLPLYHVSGLMQFMRSLITGGKLALFPFKTIESGIIPDIDPEDFFISLVPTQLQRLLQIPNLSNWLAQFQTVLLGGASAWQDLLTQARDCGIRLAPTYGMTETASQIATLKPEDFLQGYNSCGRVLPHAQIKVIDSKNQILNSNEIGTICIQAKSLALGYYPDLLDRVEIQIDDLGFIDDRGYLNIVGRNSDKIITGGENVYPCEVEAAIRATQLVDDIAVIGLCDRIWGEVVTAIYVPKSQSITAIEIKAAIAKSLSKFKIPKYWISAQKLPRNAQGKLNRKQLKAIAILTQENRDRDLSNLTIVETTGRSR, translated from the coding sequence ATGGCAAGCTTGCTAGAGGATATCAAAAAATGTGGCGATCGCCATTGGTTAATTGGTTGCGATCGCGACGAACTTATCGAACTAGCAGAGCATTTTTATTTAGAAATTATCGAGCAATCTTCTCAGCAGAATTCGCCTATAATTATTGTAGCTGAAAGCAACCCAATTCGATTTCTCGCTGGATTTCTCGCCGCTTGTAGTGCAAGTTGTTCCATATTTCTTTGCAATCCCTTTTGGGGAGAAGGAGAATGGCAGCAAGTTTTTGATATCGTACAGCCAGATATTGTCTGGGGAGAAGTCAAAAAGCAAAAGTCAAAAGCTATAATTCCGAATTCCGAATTCCGAATTCCGAATTCATCTATCATGATTCCCACAGGTGGATCGTCGGGTAAAATTCGTTTCGCTATTCATACATGGGATACATTAAGTGCATCTGTTCGAGGCTTTCAAACATACTTTCAAATTCAGCAAATAAATTCTTTTTGTGTCTTACCTCTATATCACGTTAGTGGTTTGATGCAATTTATGCGATCGCTAATTACGGGTGGTAAATTAGCACTTTTTCCATTTAAAACTATAGAATCTGGAATCATACCCGATATCGATCCAGAAGATTTTTTTATTTCTTTAGTTCCAACTCAACTTCAACGCTTATTACAGATACCCAATTTAAGCAATTGGCTAGCACAATTTCAAACTGTCTTGTTAGGTGGCGCGTCTGCATGGCAAGACCTTTTAACTCAAGCTAGAGATTGTGGAATTAGATTAGCACCTACCTATGGGATGACAGAAACGGCATCGCAAATTGCTACCCTTAAGCCAGAAGATTTTCTGCAAGGATATAATAGCTGCGGTCGAGTTCTACCTCACGCTCAAATTAAAGTTATTGATTCTAAAAATCAAATATTAAATTCTAATGAAATTGGGACAATTTGCATTCAAGCGAAATCATTGGCTTTAGGTTATTATCCAGATTTATTAGATCGAGTTGAGATCCAGATAGACGATCTGGGTTTTATTGACGATCGCGGTTATTTAAATATTGTCGGTCGCAACAGCGATAAGATTATTACAGGGGGAGAAAACGTCTATCCTTGTGAAGTTGAAGCTGCGATTAGAGCGACTCAATTAGTTGATGATATTGCTGTAATTGGGCTTTGCGATCGCATTTGGGGAGAAGTCGTCACGGCAATTTACGTTCCTAAATCCCAGTCGATTACTGCAATCGAAATTAAAGCCGCGATCGCCAAGAGTTTATCTAAGTTTAAAATCCCTAAGTATTGGATTAGCGCTCAAAAGTTACCTCGTAACGCGCAAGGTAAACTCAACCGAAAGCAATTAAAAGCGATCGCAATTCTGACTCAAGAAAATCGCGATCGAGACTTGTCTAATCTAACCATTGTTGAAACCACTGGACGATCTCGCTAG
- a CDS encoding cysteine synthase A, with product MDIKNGFVGTVGNTPLIRLNRFSEETGCEILGKAEFLNPGGSVKDRAALYIIKDAEEKGILKPGGTVVEGTAGNTGIGLAHICNAKGYKSLIVIPDTQSQEKMDALRLLGAEVRPVPAVPYKDPNNYVRLSGRIAEEMENAIWANQFDNLANRTAHYETTGKEIWEQTDGKVDVWVTSTGTGGTLAGVAMYLKEKNPAIKTVLADPMGSALYSYIKTGETKSEGNSITEGIGNSRVTANMEGAPIDDAIRVTDTVAVQIVYRLLQEEGLFLGGSTGINVGAAIELAKQLGPGHTIVTILCDSGTRYQSRLFNRAWLGEKGLLPA from the coding sequence ATGGATATCAAAAACGGGTTTGTCGGTACTGTAGGCAATACACCCCTGATCCGGCTTAACCGCTTCAGTGAAGAGACTGGGTGTGAAATTCTTGGTAAGGCAGAGTTTCTTAACCCTGGGGGTTCGGTGAAAGACCGCGCCGCACTTTACATTATTAAGGATGCGGAAGAAAAAGGCATTCTCAAACCTGGGGGTACGGTGGTAGAAGGGACAGCGGGAAATACTGGCATCGGACTTGCCCATATTTGTAATGCTAAGGGCTACAAAAGCTTAATTGTGATTCCCGATACCCAGTCGCAAGAAAAAATGGATGCGTTGAGGCTGTTGGGGGCTGAGGTGCGTCCCGTTCCTGCCGTACCATACAAAGACCCGAATAATTATGTCAGGCTCTCCGGTAGAATTGCCGAAGAGATGGAAAACGCAATTTGGGCAAACCAGTTTGATAATTTAGCCAATCGCACGGCGCACTATGAAACGACTGGAAAAGAAATTTGGGAACAGACGGATGGTAAAGTTGACGTATGGGTCACATCCACAGGTACTGGCGGTACGCTAGCAGGGGTAGCAATGTACCTAAAAGAAAAAAATCCTGCTATCAAGACAGTTTTAGCCGATCCAATGGGTAGCGCGCTTTACAGTTATATCAAGACAGGTGAAACTAAAAGCGAGGGTAACTCTATCACCGAGGGCATCGGTAATAGTCGAGTGACTGCTAACATGGAGGGCGCACCGATTGACGATGCAATTCGCGTTACTGACACTGTAGCAGTGCAAATTGTCTACCGTTTGCTGCAAGAAGAGGGATTATTTCTCGGCGGTTCTACGGGTATTAATGTCGGTGCGGCGATCGAATTAGCTAAGCAGTTGGGTCCAGGTCATACAATTGTGACAATTTTATGCGATAGCGGTACGCGCTATCAATCGCGGTTGTTTAATCGTGCCTGGTTAGGAGAAAAGGGACTGTTGCCAGCTTAG
- a CDS encoding HEAT repeat domain-containing protein, whose translation MYDEDDLSILDEAVQLDSPLDHLGALTADAEIAKPNPEEMLALLENPQTQQRMLAARAFCEIEDERATPHLIRLLTDACPLVRVSAAYAIGRNPSPEAVEALIQQLNRDWNGYVRKGVVWALGNCRDRRSLKPLAEALRTDIPAVRLWAASALAQMAEIGYEAVVGAMPPLIEALVQDPVAAVRSNCAWSVGQLCRELPSNVVYATAVDALIQAFAEDEDLGVKEDARAAILGVGDPRGLQLIETLEQEGWF comes from the coding sequence ATGTATGACGAAGACGACCTCAGCATATTAGATGAAGCAGTACAGCTAGATAGTCCCCTAGATCATCTGGGTGCTTTAACTGCTGATGCTGAAATTGCCAAACCTAACCCAGAGGAAATGCTTGCCTTACTAGAAAATCCTCAAACTCAGCAGAGGATGTTGGCAGCGCGTGCTTTCTGCGAAATTGAAGATGAGCGGGCAACGCCCCATTTAATTCGCTTATTAACAGATGCTTGTCCTTTAGTCAGAGTTAGTGCAGCCTATGCGATCGGACGCAACCCCAGCCCAGAAGCGGTAGAGGCACTGATTCAACAATTAAATCGAGACTGGAACGGTTACGTGCGTAAGGGAGTTGTCTGGGCATTAGGCAACTGTCGCGATCGCCGTTCCCTCAAACCTTTAGCAGAAGCTTTGAGAACCGATATTCCCGCCGTGCGGCTGTGGGCTGCTAGCGCTTTAGCACAAATGGCAGAAATCGGTTACGAAGCAGTAGTCGGAGCCATGCCACCCCTGATTGAAGCTTTGGTACAAGACCCCGTAGCAGCAGTCAGGAGCAATTGCGCTTGGTCGGTAGGTCAATTATGTCGCGAACTCCCTTCTAACGTCGTCTATGCTACGGCAGTCGATGCATTAATCCAAGCTTTTGCCGAAGATGAAGATTTAGGCGTAAAAGAAGATGCTAGAGCTGCCATTCTCGGTGTCGGCGATCCGCGAGGACTGCAATTGATCGAGACCTTGGAACAGGAAGGATGGTTTTAA
- a CDS encoding aromatic ring-hydroxylating dioxygenase subunit alpha — protein MQTPSLISQQRDIRQTGINPNHWYAVARSSEVTTNPIAVTLWQQAIAIYRGNDGKVYALEDRCPHRQVKLSHGRVVDNNIECAYHGWHIGGNGECVAVPYLAANQKLPNCKIRHYPVREQDGFIWIFPGDSNISTQIQPLGLPEWDHLNYIATVSIIECTAHYSYLIENLMDMYHGHLHQSWQAWADPVLQDIYEDNGRVDAHYQAQSYYKIDKIWSISQLFFPALRRLHPEPLDVSYIYPNWTSTLGNDFKIYCLFCPINDIKTRAYLIHFTSLNAFWRLHKLPVAFRKFVKNSLFGSAQKLLDGLVLQDVQMIEEEQQAYLAHPEQKNHELNRALVSVQKLIRSQANTD, from the coding sequence ATGCAAACACCCTCACTAATTTCACAACAGCGCGATATTCGACAAACCGGAATTAATCCGAATCACTGGTATGCAGTCGCCCGAAGTAGTGAAGTTACTACTAATCCTATAGCCGTTACTCTTTGGCAGCAAGCGATCGCAATTTATCGTGGCAACGATGGTAAAGTCTATGCTTTAGAAGATCGATGTCCGCACCGTCAAGTCAAACTTAGTCACGGACGAGTTGTAGATAACAATATAGAATGTGCTTACCACGGCTGGCATATAGGGGGAAATGGTGAATGTGTTGCCGTTCCTTATTTGGCAGCAAATCAAAAACTACCAAATTGCAAAATTCGCCATTATCCAGTACGAGAACAGGATGGTTTTATTTGGATATTTCCTGGCGATTCCAATATATCTACACAAATTCAACCTTTGGGCTTACCAGAATGGGATCATCTCAACTATATTGCCACTGTTTCAATTATTGAATGTACCGCTCACTATTCTTATTTAATTGAAAACTTGATGGATATGTACCACGGGCATTTACATCAAAGTTGGCAAGCTTGGGCAGATCCAGTGTTGCAAGATATTTATGAAGATAACGGACGAGTTGACGCGCATTACCAAGCACAAAGTTATTATAAAATTGATAAAATCTGGTCGATATCACAATTATTTTTCCCTGCCTTACGTCGGCTTCACCCAGAACCTTTAGACGTGAGCTATATTTATCCCAATTGGACATCAACATTAGGAAATGATTTTAAAATTTATTGTTTATTTTGCCCAATCAATGACATTAAAACTCGTGCCTATTTAATTCATTTTACTTCTCTCAATGCCTTCTGGCGCTTGCATAAATTACCCGTAGCTTTTAGGAAGTTCGTCAAAAACAGTTTATTTGGTTCGGCACAGAAATTATTAGATGGATTAGTCCTTCAAGATGTACAAATGATTGAAGAGGAACAGCAAGCCTATCTCGCCCATCCAGAACAAAAAAATCATGAATTAAACCGCGCTTTAGTTAGCGTCCAAAAATTGATTAGAAGTCAAGCTAATACTGATTAG
- a CDS encoding FAD-dependent oxidoreductase → MNPLSNDVLSQPISRRTLFKLCGIGAVGGVVGYTRFSKPQPTVHQPDRFNLPRSLTQSKSVVVVGGGLAGLACAYELSQRGFAVTLLERSPQLGGKIASWQVEAAGETFMMEHGFHGFFPQYYNLKSIVAELEIQDNFRSLNSYAVLYRGEKYQPEVFRPSHSAFPWNIVDLAIASPNRLKWGINLTKWEHWQVFRAITGFQTQKTFQRLDHLSVAEWVERSFPQGLYDLYFLPFAKSSLNAPDLMSVGELMQFFHFYFFGNPEGLAFNGTRYDMGTSLVQPIAQAIEQNGGKIVTGAIVTAIQAQNGKISSLSYSQGEGEDTPFWVSGVGSRESVGAGLETHPYGSRGGFTQNLNSPADKSGKPALPEIDSGKNIEYYGAADRMYAVSPEYKEAISLTCTHQGCTVQLAEDGKFHCPCHGAVYDRHGKVLKGPAQKDLPRFQVVKQQKERLQLVAVNGSRESGVGSRELFSNQLPTTNYQLPITNYPLPIQADYYVFATDVPGVQQLFTLVTGEVSQQVRSQVEKLSLADPFAVCRFWFDRDFDWEHSNFTSLSGYQLTDSITLYHRIQEPYIDWANKTGGSVVELHAYCYKEKEFPHQQALLTTFEQELYEIVPQLQQAKMLHRELVNQKNFSGYPPNSYSDRPETSTEIPNLIFAGDWVKMPFPCGLMERAVSSGLLAANEILHREGLQRRSLFSVDPEGMLKI, encoded by the coding sequence TTGAATCCATTATCAAACGACGTGCTTTCGCAGCCAATTTCTCGACGCACTTTATTTAAGTTATGTGGGATTGGTGCTGTCGGGGGAGTTGTGGGATACACTCGGTTCTCAAAACCACAGCCTACAGTACACCAACCAGATAGATTCAATCTACCGCGATCGCTAACTCAATCGAAAAGCGTAGTTGTTGTCGGTGGAGGATTAGCGGGATTAGCTTGCGCCTACGAACTGAGTCAGCGCGGATTTGCCGTGACGCTATTAGAGAGATCGCCACAACTGGGTGGTAAGATTGCCAGCTGGCAGGTTGAAGCCGCAGGGGAAACTTTTATGATGGAACATGGCTTCCACGGTTTCTTTCCCCAGTACTACAACCTCAAAAGTATCGTGGCAGAACTGGAAATTCAGGACAATTTTCGGTCTTTAAATTCCTACGCCGTCCTCTATCGGGGAGAAAAGTACCAGCCAGAAGTTTTCCGTCCCAGCCACTCAGCGTTCCCGTGGAATATCGTCGATTTAGCGATCGCCTCTCCGAATCGGCTTAAATGGGGTATTAACCTGACAAAATGGGAACACTGGCAGGTGTTTCGGGCAATTACCGGATTTCAAACCCAAAAAACCTTTCAACGTCTAGATCATCTTTCCGTAGCTGAGTGGGTAGAACGGAGTTTTCCCCAAGGATTATACGATTTATACTTTTTACCCTTCGCCAAATCAAGCTTAAATGCTCCCGATCTCATGAGTGTAGGGGAATTAATGCAATTTTTCCACTTCTATTTTTTTGGCAATCCCGAAGGACTCGCTTTTAACGGTACGCGCTACGACATGGGTACGAGTTTAGTCCAACCAATTGCCCAGGCGATCGAGCAAAATGGTGGCAAGATCGTCACAGGTGCAATCGTCACCGCAATTCAGGCTCAAAATGGCAAGATTTCATCCCTTAGCTATTCTCAGGGAGAAGGGGAGGATACACCGTTTTGGGTATCGGGAGTCGGGAGTCGGGAGTCGGTAGGGGCGGGTTTGGAAACCCACCCGTACGGGAGTAGGGGCGGGTTCACCCAAAATCTCAATTCCCCCGCAGATAAGTCTGGCAAACCCGCCCTTCCAGAGATCGACAGCGGCAAAAACATAGAATATTACGGTGCAGCCGATCGCATGTATGCTGTTTCTCCCGAATATAAAGAAGCCATCTCCCTCACTTGTACTCATCAAGGCTGTACGGTACAGCTAGCAGAAGATGGCAAGTTTCACTGTCCCTGTCATGGCGCAGTATACGATCGCCACGGAAAAGTCTTGAAAGGACCCGCACAAAAAGATTTACCCCGCTTTCAAGTCGTCAAACAGCAGAAAGAACGGTTACAGCTAGTAGCAGTAAACGGGAGTCGGGAGTCGGGAGTCGGGAGTCGGGAATTATTCAGCAACCAACTACCAACTACCAACTACCAACTACCCATTACCAACTACCCATTACCAATTCAAGCCGATTACTACGTCTTCGCCACTGACGTACCAGGAGTACAACAATTATTTACCCTAGTTACGGGAGAAGTTAGCCAGCAAGTGCGATCGCAAGTCGAAAAATTATCTCTAGCCGATCCTTTCGCTGTCTGTCGCTTCTGGTTCGATCGCGATTTTGATTGGGAACACAGCAATTTTACCTCTTTATCTGGCTATCAACTCACCGATAGCATTACGCTTTATCACCGCATTCAGGAACCGTATATTGATTGGGCAAATAAAACAGGTGGTAGCGTCGTGGAGTTACACGCCTATTGTTACAAAGAAAAAGAGTTTCCCCACCAGCAAGCCTTATTAACAACATTCGAGCAAGAATTATATGAAATCGTACCGCAGTTACAGCAAGCAAAAATGTTGCATCGGGAATTGGTCAATCAAAAGAATTTTTCTGGTTATCCACCAAATAGCTATAGCGATCGACCGGAAACAAGTACGGAGATTCCTAATTTAATATTCGCAGGTGATTGGGTCAAAATGCCATTTCCTTGCGGATTGATGGAAAGGGCAGTAAGTAGTGGGTTATTAGCAGCAAATGAGATTTTACATCGCGAAGGATTGCAAAGGCGATCTCTTTTCTCGGTTGATCCAGAGGGCATGTTGAAGATTTAA
- a CDS encoding putative bifunctional diguanylate cyclase/phosphodiesterase → MSIMRFHLGWRANFERSVVRWAWWLLVFLLLEAAVTIFGSRTWNWQNLTVGLLFFLVILTMSQVINYIPWTFFRSQWWIERYRTKSDRPLRDFALLQFSILVLLVCGATAVGWCFRQLLSIKYIANNSVIFLLLLVSLAFVSVAIAYWTTLPQVAAIDAVRQQAENLFLNASERYDLVMQGANEGLWDWNLENHEIYFSQRWKAMLGYADDELASTLDEWRARIHPDDKAQFQLELSRHLDGTTSHFEREHRILHKDGTYRWVLSRGLAVRNEEGQAYRMAGSQTDITDRHRAEAQLSHDALHDRLTGLSNRILFQERLEYVLQLAKRHNIFSFAVLFVDLDRFKTINDSLGHLVGDRLLISIAQRLKACIRSSDTLARLGGDEFAILIEDLDDKGDIIHLVERIQQEFKLPFHLSGQEVYANASIGVLIDTANYDCAEDLLRDADIAMYRAKERGRGCYEIFDITMRDRAVAMLHLETDLRKAIINQEFQLHYQPIVALHNNQITGFEALVRWQHPDKGLIPPIEFIGVAEETGLILPLGMWVLQEACTQMRTWHEEFPSHPPLSVSVNISGKQFAQVDLVDKIRQILAETRFDPHSLKLEITESTIVEDLTSANAKLIQLQELGIQVSIDDFGTGYSSLSYLSRFPINFLKIDRSFIQDIDTSSERLEIIRAIVSLADSLKIDVVAEGVETASQLAQLCSLQPTSGQEHFAQGYLFSKPLNRDAAKNLIASGRDCYVSK, encoded by the coding sequence ATGTCGATTATGAGATTTCATCTCGGATGGCGAGCGAATTTCGAGAGATCGGTAGTTCGCTGGGCGTGGTGGTTGCTCGTCTTTCTTTTACTGGAAGCAGCCGTAACAATTTTTGGTAGTAGAACTTGGAATTGGCAAAATTTGACGGTTGGCTTGCTATTTTTTCTAGTCATTTTAACTATGTCTCAGGTGATAAATTACATTCCCTGGACGTTTTTTCGTTCTCAATGGTGGATCGAGCGCTATCGAACAAAAAGCGATCGCCCGTTACGAGATTTTGCTTTACTTCAGTTCAGTATTTTAGTTTTATTAGTCTGTGGTGCTACGGCAGTTGGTTGGTGTTTTCGACAACTCTTAAGTATTAAATATATTGCCAACAACAGTGTAATTTTTCTACTTTTATTAGTATCGTTAGCTTTCGTCAGTGTGGCGATCGCCTATTGGACGACGTTACCGCAAGTTGCCGCAATTGACGCAGTGCGCCAACAAGCAGAAAACCTATTTCTTAACGCCTCAGAACGATACGATTTAGTCATGCAAGGGGCGAATGAAGGACTGTGGGATTGGAACCTCGAAAATCATGAAATTTACTTTTCTCAGCGCTGGAAAGCCATGCTAGGCTACGCAGATGATGAGCTTGCTAGTACCTTAGACGAGTGGCGCGCTCGGATTCATCCCGATGACAAAGCGCAATTTCAACTTGAGTTGTCCAGGCATTTAGATGGTACGACTAGCCATTTTGAACGGGAACACCGGATTTTACATAAAGATGGAACATATCGCTGGGTACTAAGTCGCGGTTTGGCAGTCAGGAACGAGGAAGGACAAGCTTACCGCATGGCTGGTTCTCAAACTGATATTACCGATCGCCATCGTGCCGAAGCTCAGTTAAGTCATGATGCCTTACACGATCGACTCACGGGCTTATCCAACAGAATTTTATTTCAAGAGCGCTTGGAATATGTCTTGCAACTGGCGAAACGTCACAACATTTTCTCTTTTGCCGTGCTATTCGTCGATCTCGATCGGTTTAAAACGATCAACGATAGCTTGGGACATTTGGTAGGCGATCGCCTATTGATTAGTATTGCTCAAAGACTCAAAGCATGTATCCGCAGCAGCGATACATTGGCACGCTTAGGCGGGGATGAATTTGCCATTCTGATCGAAGATTTGGACGACAAAGGCGACATTATCCACCTCGTCGAACGGATACAGCAAGAATTTAAGTTACCCTTCCACCTCAGCGGACAAGAAGTCTACGCTAATGCGAGTATCGGCGTGTTAATCGATACGGCTAACTACGACTGTGCTGAAGATCTGCTACGAGATGCAGATATAGCTATGTATCGGGCAAAAGAACGGGGACGTGGGTGTTATGAGATATTTGATATTACCATGCGCGATCGCGCTGTCGCCATGCTGCACTTAGAAACCGACTTGCGCAAGGCAATTATCAACCAAGAATTTCAACTCCACTACCAGCCGATCGTCGCACTACATAACAACCAAATTACCGGATTTGAAGCCTTAGTTCGCTGGCAGCATCCAGATAAAGGCTTAATTCCGCCCATAGAATTTATTGGTGTTGCGGAAGAAACAGGACTGATTTTGCCATTAGGGATGTGGGTATTACAAGAAGCCTGCACTCAGATGCGTACTTGGCATGAAGAATTTCCTTCCCATCCACCGCTATCAGTCAGCGTCAATATTTCTGGCAAGCAATTCGCCCAAGTCGATTTAGTCGATAAAATTCGCCAAATTCTAGCAGAAACTCGTTTTGACCCGCATTCTTTAAAGCTGGAAATTACCGAAAGCACGATTGTCGAAGATTTAACATCTGCTAATGCCAAACTGATCCAGTTACAAGAATTGGGCATTCAAGTTTCCATTGATGATTTTGGCACTGGTTATTCTTCTTTATCGTATTTAAGTCGCTTTCCGATCAATTTTTTGAAAATCGATCGCTCCTTCATTCAAGATATAGACACTAGTTCCGAGCGCTTAGAAATTATTCGGGCGATCGTTTCCCTAGCCGATAGCTTGAAAATTGATGTCGTCGCCGAAGGGGTAGAAACCGCATCTCAACTCGCTCAACTCTGTTCCCTCCAGCCTACATCTGGGCAAGAACACTTTGCTCAAGGCTACTTATTCTCCAAACCACTCAATCGCGATGCTGCCAAGAATCTCATCGCCTCCGGTCGCGATTGTTATGTTTCTAAGTGA
- a CDS encoding o-succinylbenzoate synthase has protein sequence MTQFNFRPYRRRFQPPLQTNHGVWDVRDGIIIRLTSDSNVGYGEIAPISWFGSETVEQALDFCRQLPKEVSEEIIFSIPDRFPACQFGFESAWEDINCRGVQMYAPIIPLAYSALLPAGKAALSTWQSLAKDGYSTFKWKIGVDPIAEELAIFHHLIEVLPEGVKLRLDANGGLSYEEANLWLYNCDNIMAAGAGGEIEYIEQPLAVKNLTEMQELSDYYATAIALDESVANLTQLEACYQRGWRGIFTIKPSIAGSPSRLRKFCQERKIDAVFSSVFETIVGRQAALKLAAELSINRRAVGFGVHHWLEENEQTWLEQLWQAC, from the coding sequence ACCACCTCTACAAACAAATCATGGCGTTTGGGATGTGCGAGATGGGATTATAATTCGATTGACTAGCGATTCAAATGTGGGATATGGTGAGATTGCGCCTATTAGTTGGTTTGGTTCAGAAACAGTAGAACAAGCTTTAGATTTTTGTCGCCAGTTACCAAAAGAAGTTTCTGAGGAAATTATTTTTTCAATTCCCGATCGCTTTCCTGCTTGTCAGTTTGGATTTGAATCCGCATGGGAAGATATTAATTGTAGGGGCGTACAGATGTATGCCCCTATAATACCTCTTGCTTACAGTGCCTTACTTCCTGCTGGCAAAGCCGCCTTATCAACTTGGCAAAGTTTAGCAAAAGACGGTTACAGCACCTTTAAATGGAAAATTGGAGTCGATCCCATTGCTGAGGAATTGGCTATTTTTCACCATTTAATTGAAGTGCTACCAGAGGGAGTAAAACTGCGATTAGATGCTAATGGGGGACTGAGTTATGAAGAGGCAAATTTATGGCTTTATAACTGCGATAATATTATGGCAGCGGGGGCAGGCGGAGAAATTGAATATATCGAACAGCCGCTTGCTGTAAAAAATTTGACTGAAATGCAAGAGTTAAGTGACTACTATGCTACTGCGATCGCGCTCGATGAATCTGTGGCAAATCTGACTCAATTAGAGGCGTGTTATCAACGGGGATGGCGAGGAATTTTTACGATCAAACCCAGTATTGCTGGTTCGCCAAGCCGTCTGCGAAAGTTCTGTCAAGAACGTAAAATTGATGCGGTGTTTTCTTCCGTATTTGAAACTATTGTAGGTAGACAAGCAGCTTTAAAACTAGCAGCAGAACTATCTATAAATCGCCGCGCAGTTGGTTTTGGCGTACATCACTGGTTAGAGGAAAACGAACAAACCTGGCTAGAACAATTATGGCAAGCTTGCTAG